In Streptomyces violaceusniger Tu 4113, one DNA window encodes the following:
- a CDS encoding MarR family winged helix-turn-helix transcriptional regulator, translated as MSHQSDPTADPTTGGTEPEPHPADELLRLDRQLCFSLHAASRAFDGLYRRVLSDTGLTYPQYLAMLVLWEHGEMPVKRLGEFLRLDSGTLSPLLKRMQTAGLVQRERSAHDERSVTVRLTAEGAALKERAQGVPLKAIEASGLGLAEAVDLQARVQRLTAALDAALADEEA; from the coding sequence ATGTCACACCAGTCCGATCCCACCGCCGACCCCACGACCGGGGGCACCGAACCCGAGCCGCATCCCGCCGATGAACTGCTCCGACTCGATCGGCAGCTCTGCTTCTCCCTGCACGCCGCCTCCCGCGCCTTCGACGGCCTCTACCGCCGGGTGCTGAGCGACACGGGGCTGACCTATCCGCAGTACCTGGCCATGCTGGTGCTCTGGGAGCACGGGGAGATGCCGGTCAAGCGGCTGGGGGAGTTCCTGCGGCTGGACTCGGGTACCCTCTCGCCGCTGCTCAAGCGGATGCAGACGGCCGGACTCGTCCAGCGCGAGCGCAGCGCACACGACGAGCGCTCGGTGACGGTCCGGCTGACGGCGGAGGGCGCGGCGCTGAAGGAGCGCGCCCAGGGCGTACCCCTGAAGGCGATCGAGGCCAGCGGCCTCGGCCTGGCGGAGGCGGTGGACCTGCAGGCGCGGGTGCAGCGGCTGACGGCGGCCCTCGACGCGGCGCTGGCCGACGAGGAAGCGTAG
- a CDS encoding organic hydroperoxide resistance protein, with amino-acid sequence MDAIYTAVATANGRDGRAVSSDGQLDLPLAMPPALGGNGQGTNPEQLFAAGYAACFASALGLVGRQAKVDTKDISVTAEVGIGKDEADGGFGLKVTLRVELPSDLENETGRKLVEQAHQVCPYSKATRGNLEVELVAE; translated from the coding sequence ATGGACGCGATCTACACCGCGGTGGCCACTGCCAACGGACGCGACGGCCGGGCCGTGAGCTCCGACGGACAGCTCGACCTGCCGCTCGCCATGCCGCCCGCCCTCGGCGGCAACGGCCAGGGCACCAACCCCGAGCAGCTCTTCGCCGCGGGCTACGCCGCCTGTTTCGCGTCCGCGCTCGGCCTCGTCGGCCGCCAGGCCAAGGTCGACACCAAGGACATCTCCGTCACCGCCGAGGTCGGCATCGGCAAGGACGAGGCGGACGGCGGCTTCGGGCTCAAGGTGACGCTGCGCGTCGAGCTGCCGAGCGACCTGGAGAACGAGACCGGCCGCAAGCTGGTCGAGCAGGCGCACCAGGTGTGCCCGTACTCCAAGGCGACGAGGGGCAATCTCGAGGTCGAGCTCGTCGCCGAGTAA
- a CDS encoding ATP-grasp domain-containing protein, producing the protein MHLLALNPTDSVTEGFLPAAARLGLAVTLLTDQPEAHERAYGYARQDHAFPALDIVPCDVRDFAEVISRIAADGRPDAVFTNSDHLQTQAALAAEYFGLPGKDWRAALRTKNKAELRRALAATGPHAADPVWSADPVWPAAPVWSAELATGQEPTTLAGLDAPYPCVVKPREGVASEDVVLVADADELVRRCVEIRARRPGAALVVEEFLDGELRTLETLGDGRTLHVLGGFRTELSPPPHFIEERLHLLPAPPPQPHTDQVLAQLRALGVGFGVCHTEYVVQDDRARLIEVNYRAIGDQCDLVLAELLGIPLFEYILRTHLGEPLPDDLGARTDGRVRMEYVLADRAGRLASAPPASVTERDGVRLDYRPLRGVGEEHPLHRTNRDFLGVLRATGTDQGRIDAAVAQFLAAHRWEIV; encoded by the coding sequence CTGCACCTCCTGGCCCTCAACCCCACCGACTCCGTCACCGAGGGCTTCCTCCCCGCGGCGGCCCGGCTCGGTCTGGCGGTCACCCTGCTCACCGACCAGCCCGAGGCCCATGAACGCGCCTACGGCTACGCACGGCAGGACCACGCGTTCCCCGCGCTCGACATCGTCCCCTGCGATGTACGGGACTTCGCCGAGGTCATCAGCCGGATCGCCGCCGACGGCCGCCCCGACGCCGTCTTCACCAACAGCGACCACCTCCAGACCCAGGCCGCCCTCGCCGCCGAGTACTTCGGCCTCCCGGGCAAGGACTGGCGCGCCGCGCTGCGCACCAAGAACAAGGCCGAGCTGCGCCGCGCCCTCGCCGCCACGGGCCCGCACGCCGCCGACCCCGTCTGGTCCGCCGACCCCGTCTGGCCCGCCGCCCCCGTCTGGTCCGCCGAACTCGCCACCGGACAGGAACCCACCACCCTCGCCGGACTCGACGCGCCCTACCCCTGCGTGGTCAAACCGCGCGAGGGCGTGGCCAGCGAAGACGTCGTTCTCGTCGCCGACGCCGACGAACTCGTCCGGCGCTGCGTCGAGATACGGGCCCGGCGCCCCGGAGCGGCCCTGGTGGTCGAGGAGTTCCTGGACGGTGAGCTGCGCACCCTCGAAACCCTCGGCGACGGCCGCACCCTCCACGTCCTCGGCGGCTTCCGCACCGAGCTCTCGCCGCCCCCGCACTTCATCGAGGAACGGCTGCACCTGCTGCCCGCCCCACCCCCGCAGCCGCACACCGATCAGGTGCTGGCGCAACTGCGCGCGCTGGGCGTCGGCTTCGGTGTGTGCCACACCGAGTACGTCGTCCAGGATGACCGGGCCCGCCTCATCGAGGTCAACTACCGTGCCATAGGCGACCAGTGCGACCTCGTCCTCGCCGAACTCCTCGGCATCCCCCTTTTCGAGTACATCCTCCGTACGCACCTGGGCGAGCCGCTGCCGGACGACCTCGGCGCGCGCACCGACGGCAGGGTTCGCATGGAGTACGTCCTGGCCGACCGCGCCGGGCGGCTCGCCTCCGCCCCTCCGGCGAGCGTGACCGAGCGCGACGGCGTACGACTGGACTACCGGCCGCTGCGCGGGGTCGGCGAGGAACACCCGCTCCACCGCACCAATCGGGACTTCCTCGGCGTGCTCCGGGCCACCGGCACCGATCAGGGGCGGATCGACGCGGCGGTGGCGCAGTTCCTCGCGGCCCACCGATGGGAGATCGTGTGA
- a CDS encoding DNA polymerase Y family protein, with amino-acid sequence MPHVLYVRFHPAPGEDVYQGLLTLLGELTPVVEALPPDAAFADVRGALRYFGRDAAGLAEIVRVRALARYGVDCTVGVAANPLLARMAAQEAQEAQGSGAPVSRGGRSGGRSGQAAGSVRTVPGDPDAVAAFLARKPPIALPGVGPATARTLSAYGLDSAARIAAAPLSTLQRILGAATARRVHAWACGIDPAPVTPNAPARAMGAEHRFRHDELDPVRRRRALLTLADGLGVRLRTSGQVAAAISLTVRYADRSTTTRSRTLTEPTAHTPALTAAAYALHDALGLQRARVRSVALRFEGLMDAELASHQLTFDPADEKSRRLEAAADRARARFGISAVRPAGFLDVA; translated from the coding sequence GTGCCGCATGTGTTGTACGTGCGGTTCCATCCCGCGCCCGGGGAGGACGTCTACCAGGGACTGCTCACCCTGCTCGGCGAGCTGACGCCCGTCGTCGAGGCGCTGCCGCCCGATGCCGCGTTCGCGGATGTGCGGGGTGCGCTGCGGTACTTCGGGCGGGACGCGGCGGGGCTGGCCGAGATCGTCCGGGTCCGGGCGCTGGCCCGGTACGGCGTGGACTGCACCGTCGGCGTCGCCGCCAACCCCCTGCTCGCCCGCATGGCCGCCCAGGAAGCCCAGGAGGCCCAGGGGTCCGGCGCCCCCGTCTCCAGAGGAGGTCGGTCCGGAGGCAGGTCCGGCCAAGCGGCCGGGTCCGTCCGTACGGTTCCCGGCGATCCGGACGCCGTCGCCGCGTTCCTGGCGCGTAAGCCGCCCATCGCCCTGCCCGGGGTGGGGCCCGCGACCGCGCGCACCCTGAGCGCGTACGGGCTGGACAGCGCCGCGCGGATCGCCGCCGCGCCGCTGTCCACCCTGCAACGGATCCTCGGCGCGGCGACCGCGCGCCGCGTCCACGCGTGGGCGTGCGGTATCGACCCGGCGCCGGTCACCCCGAACGCCCCCGCCCGTGCGATGGGCGCGGAACACCGCTTCCGCCACGACGAGTTGGACCCCGTCCGCAGGCGCCGCGCGCTGCTCACCCTCGCCGACGGGCTCGGTGTCCGGCTGCGGACGAGCGGGCAGGTCGCGGCCGCGATCAGCCTCACCGTGCGCTACGCCGACCGCTCCACGACCACCCGCTCCCGCACCCTGACCGAGCCGACCGCGCACACCCCGGCGCTGACCGCCGCCGCGTACGCGCTGCATGACGCGCTCGGGCTGCAGCGGGCCCGGGTGCGGTCCGTGGCGCTGCGCTTCGAGGGGCTGATGGACGCCGAACTCGCCTCCCATCAGCTCACGTTCGACCCCGCGGACGAGAAGTCACGGCGCCTGGAGGCCGCCGCCGACCGGGCCCGGGCCCGCTTCGGCATCTCCGCGGTCCGGCCCGCCGGATTCCTCGACGTCGCATAG
- a CDS encoding IS200/IS605 family accessory protein TnpB-related protein, with protein MGGLRRVAAPFVAPGPTGVAIRDSLKGLTGQDEEVLRLVGGLLGSLASRDLRARCAAGLDHDADQWARRKRALTGQSSSRWAGSITKATHDQWALARRGQLACIQHLQVSIDMIARRLSLPVGAKGSKGSPGGYRSRQEWFAKSRRLHLLQDRLERERADCEAGRVRVVRGGRRLLCNRHNLQATRLTEARWRVRWEAERWFLQADGESGKRYGNETIRVSPDGEVSIKLPAPLARLANAPHGRYVLSCRVGFRHRGQQWADHVQANRAVAYRIHLDVERGRWYLTASWQIPPVRTAPLEAVRSGGLIGVDTNADHLAAWRLDAHGNPVGEPRRFDYHLTGSAPHRDAQVRHALIRLLHWAKRHGLAIAIEDLDFQAEKTREKHGRRKRFRRLISGMPTAKLRSRLVSMAAELGITVVAVDPAYTSRWGAQHWQRPLTTKTRKTTRHDAAAVAIGRRALGRPIRRRTQPPPPHRSDAVGHRSVQAASDVPGREETRPRVPGPRTRSVGAGRGVKAGDQRVHNRSGHTAEHKSWHQDSLPLSP; from the coding sequence ATGGGTGGGCTGCGTAGGGTGGCGGCGCCGTTCGTGGCGCCCGGTCCGACCGGGGTGGCCATCCGCGACAGCCTCAAGGGCCTGACCGGGCAGGACGAGGAAGTCCTGCGCCTGGTCGGTGGCCTGCTGGGCTCCCTGGCCTCCCGGGACCTGAGAGCCCGCTGCGCGGCCGGGCTGGATCACGATGCGGACCAGTGGGCGCGGCGCAAGCGGGCTTTGACCGGCCAGTCCTCCTCACGCTGGGCGGGCAGCATCACCAAGGCCACGCATGACCAGTGGGCGCTGGCCCGACGCGGTCAGCTCGCCTGCATCCAGCACCTCCAGGTGAGCATCGACATGATTGCTCGTCGGCTGTCGCTGCCGGTCGGGGCGAAGGGTTCCAAGGGCTCGCCGGGTGGTTACCGTTCCCGGCAGGAGTGGTTCGCCAAGTCCCGGCGCCTGCATCTGCTCCAAGACCGGCTTGAGCGGGAGCGGGCCGACTGTGAAGCAGGACGCGTGCGTGTGGTGCGCGGCGGAAGAAGGCTGCTGTGCAACCGGCACAACCTCCAAGCCACCCGGCTGACCGAGGCCCGGTGGCGTGTGCGGTGGGAGGCTGAGCGCTGGTTCCTCCAAGCAGATGGCGAGTCGGGGAAGCGGTACGGGAACGAGACGATCCGTGTCAGCCCCGACGGTGAGGTGAGCATCAAGCTTCCGGCGCCGCTGGCCAGGCTGGCGAACGCACCGCATGGCCGGTACGTGCTGAGCTGCCGGGTCGGCTTCCGGCACCGGGGCCAGCAGTGGGCCGACCACGTCCAGGCGAACCGTGCCGTGGCGTACCGCATCCACCTCGACGTGGAACGTGGCCGCTGGTACCTGACCGCCTCCTGGCAGATCCCGCCCGTGAGGACTGCGCCATTGGAAGCGGTGCGGTCCGGCGGACTGATCGGTGTGGACACCAACGCCGACCACCTGGCCGCCTGGCGCCTGGATGCCCACGGCAACCCTGTCGGCGAGCCCCGCAGGTTCGACTACCACCTCACCGGCAGCGCACCGCACCGGGACGCGCAGGTGCGCCATGCCCTCATCCGCCTTCTGCACTGGGCCAAACGCCATGGGCTGGCCATCGCGATCGAGGACCTGGACTTCCAGGCGGAGAAGACCCGGGAGAAGCACGGGCGGCGCAAGCGGTTCCGCCGGCTGATCTCCGGCATGCCAACCGCGAAGCTGCGCAGCAGGCTGGTGTCCATGGCGGCCGAGCTCGGTATCACCGTCGTGGCTGTCGATCCCGCCTACACGAGTCGCTGGGGCGCCCAGCACTGGCAGCGGCCCCTGACCACGAAGACCCGCAAGACCACGCGCCACGACGCTGCCGCCGTGGCGATCGGACGGCGCGCCCTGGGACGCCCGATCCGGCGACGGACGCAACCGCCCCCACCGCACCGGAGCGATGCGGTGGGGCATCGGAGCGTCCAGGCCGCATCGGATGTCCCGGGGCGTGAGGAAACCCGCCCCCGCGTTCCCGGACCACGGACACGATCCGTCGGCGCCGGACGCGGAGTGAAAGCGGGGGACCAGCGTGTCCACAACCGTTCGGGGCACACGGCTGAGCACAAGTCCTGGCACCAGGACTCACTCCCGCTCAGTCCCTAG
- a CDS encoding carboxyl transferase domain-containing protein: MTATNSPRGSGDSGDAGASRGAPRGAARASARELIEAIVDPGSWHGWDEPVEITTDDPDYRADLERARERTGLDESVITGEGRIEGRRVALVACEFRFLAGSIGVAAGERLVRAVERATAERLPLLAAPASGGTRMQEGTVAFLQMVKVAAAITDHKAAGLPYLVHLRHPTTGGVLASWGSLGHVTAAEPGALIGFMGPRVHEALYGEEFPPGVQNAENLMNHGLIDAVLPMSRLSGVAARVLRVLCAGEPAPASGRGTAPASGAAPAAEGPGRRGAGGGASTEPEPEPEPEPEPAPAPGAPGAARAAGDGAAPRASVAACGAAEPAAEAKPGKPGDAPGADAGESKGTAARGEATEGGGAEGRRDAEAGPSSAVHGYVAPGGRSAEQGAGGVATPEAAGGVGSAHDQAGVAELGGAPDGAGPGAVVPSAEVSIRASRRAERPGVRDLLRVAAEDVSPLSGTGAGEHDPGLLLALARVGGTPCVVLGHNRRSAREGDTAEGPGEGQALGPAGLRTARRGMHIAAELGLPLLTVIDTAGAALSREAEEGGLAAEIARCLADMVTLPAPTLCLLLGQGAGGAALALLPADRVVAARHAWLSPLPPEGASAILHRTTERAYEVAARQGVRSADLLAQGIVDRIVEEDASDSGDASRVGDAYQAGDGSWAGDASQAGDRSRAGDASQVEGASGAPETSRAGDASRAPDAFLSRLGHLLGAELAALRAQDPGERLAARRVRHRRIGLGR; this comes from the coding sequence ATGACCGCAACGAACTCTCCCCGCGGCTCCGGCGACTCCGGCGACGCGGGCGCCTCCCGTGGCGCCCCTCGTGGCGCCGCCCGTGCATCGGCCCGTGAGCTGATCGAGGCCATCGTCGACCCCGGTAGCTGGCACGGCTGGGACGAGCCGGTGGAGATCACCACGGACGACCCCGACTACCGGGCCGACCTGGAGCGGGCACGGGAGCGCACCGGGCTGGACGAGTCGGTCATCACCGGTGAGGGACGTATCGAGGGGCGCAGGGTGGCGCTGGTCGCCTGCGAGTTCCGCTTCCTGGCCGGCTCGATAGGGGTCGCCGCGGGGGAGCGGCTGGTACGGGCCGTGGAGCGGGCCACGGCGGAACGGCTGCCCCTGCTCGCGGCCCCGGCGTCGGGCGGCACCCGGATGCAGGAGGGCACGGTCGCGTTTCTGCAGATGGTGAAGGTGGCCGCGGCGATCACGGACCACAAGGCGGCGGGCCTGCCGTATCTCGTCCACCTCCGCCACCCCACGACCGGCGGCGTCCTCGCCTCCTGGGGCTCCCTCGGCCATGTCACCGCCGCCGAGCCGGGCGCCCTGATCGGCTTCATGGGCCCGCGGGTGCACGAGGCCCTGTACGGGGAGGAGTTTCCGCCGGGCGTGCAGAACGCCGAGAATTTGATGAACCACGGCCTGATCGACGCGGTGCTGCCGATGAGTCGCCTGTCGGGCGTGGCGGCACGGGTGCTGCGGGTTCTCTGCGCGGGCGAGCCCGCCCCGGCCTCCGGCCGCGGGACGGCCCCGGCTTCCGGCGCCGCCCCAGCGGCGGAGGGGCCCGGGCGGCGTGGGGCTGGAGGCGGGGCCTCCACCGAGCCCGAGCCCGAGCCCGAGCCCGAGCCCGAGCCCGCGCCCGCGCCCGGTGCGCCGGGCGCAGCACGGGCGGCGGGCGATGGGGCCGCCCCGCGCGCATCGGTGGCCGCCTGCGGCGCGGCCGAGCCCGCCGCCGAGGCGAAGCCCGGCAAGCCGGGTGACGCGCCCGGCGCCGACGCCGGGGAGTCGAAGGGAACTGCCGCACGCGGCGAGGCGACCGAGGGTGGGGGTGCCGAGGGTCGGCGGGACGCGGAGGCCGGGCCCTCGTCCGCCGTCCATGGGTACGTGGCGCCTGGCGGGCGCAGTGCCGAGCAGGGCGCGGGTGGCGTCGCCACGCCGGAGGCGGCCGGGGGCGTGGGGTCCGCCCACGATCAGGCCGGGGTCGCCGAGCTCGGCGGGGCCCCCGACGGCGCGGGGCCGGGGGCCGTTGTGCCGTCGGCGGAGGTGTCGATTCGGGCTTCGCGGCGGGCTGAGCGGCCCGGGGTGCGGGATCTGTTGCGGGTTGCCGCCGAGGATGTGAGTCCGCTCAGTGGTACGGGGGCCGGGGAGCACGATCCCGGGTTGTTGCTCGCGCTCGCCCGGGTCGGCGGGACGCCCTGCGTCGTCCTCGGCCACAACCGGCGCAGCGCCCGCGAAGGCGATACGGCCGAGGGGCCGGGGGAGGGGCAGGCGCTGGGCCCGGCGGGGTTGCGGACCGCGCGGCGCGGGATGCACATCGCCGCCGAACTCGGGCTGCCGCTGCTCACCGTCATCGACACCGCGGGCGCCGCGCTCAGCCGTGAGGCCGAGGAGGGCGGGCTCGCGGCGGAGATAGCGCGCTGCCTCGCCGATATGGTGACCCTGCCCGCGCCCACCCTCTGCCTGCTGCTCGGCCAGGGCGCCGGCGGCGCCGCGCTCGCGCTGCTGCCCGCCGACCGGGTCGTGGCCGCACGCCACGCCTGGCTGTCGCCGCTGCCGCCGGAGGGCGCGTCCGCGATCCTCCACCGCACGACGGAGCGGGCGTACGAGGTCGCCGCCCGCCAGGGCGTACGCTCCGCCGATCTCCTCGCCCAGGGCATCGTCGACCGTATTGTGGAGGAGGATGCCTCCGACTCCGGGGACGCTTCCCGCGTCGGGGATGCCTACCAGGCTGGGGACGGCTCCTGGGCTGGGGATGCCTCCCAGGCTGGGGACCGCTCCCGGGCCGGGGACGCTTCCCAGGTCGAGGGTGCCTCCGGGGCCCCGGAGACCTCCCGTGCCGGGGACGCCTCCCGCGCCCCCGATGCGTTCCTCAGCCGCCTCGGCCATCTCCTCGGTGCCGAACTCGCCGCCCTGCGCGCCCAGGACCCGGGCGAGCGGCTCGCCGCGCGTCGCGTTCGTCATCGCCGCATTGGGCTGGGCCGTTGA
- a CDS encoding FAD-dependent oxidoreductase: MSTHVTIIGAGLGGLMLARVLHIHGIPSTVYEAESSPTARTQGGLLDIRDYNGQLALRTAGLMDEFRGLVLEGRQAMRVLDRYGKILFDQPDDGTGGSPEVLRGELRQMLLDSLPAGTVRWGHKVSGVRALGEDRHEVAFADGTTLLTDLLVGADGAWSRVRRLLSDATPEYIGISFIETYLFDGDTQHPTSAKTLGTGATMALEPGKGIMAHRERDGNFHSWVMLSRPQDWFAGVDFTDPAAATARIVREFDGWAPELTALITDGETAPVLRTLHTLPFEHRWDRTPGVTLIGDAAHLTGPNGEGANLAMYDGAELGKAIAAHPDDIETALAAYEQAMFPRSAASAADTPGLHEVLGDDAPHNLINKFAGS; this comes from the coding sequence ATGAGCACTCACGTCACGATCATCGGCGCGGGACTCGGCGGTCTCATGCTCGCCCGCGTCCTGCACATCCATGGAATCCCGTCCACGGTCTACGAGGCGGAGTCCTCCCCGACGGCGCGCACCCAGGGCGGGCTGCTCGACATCCGCGACTACAACGGTCAACTGGCATTGCGGACGGCCGGCCTGATGGACGAATTCCGCGGCCTCGTCCTGGAGGGACGTCAGGCGATGCGGGTCCTGGACCGGTACGGGAAGATCCTCTTCGACCAGCCGGACGACGGTACGGGCGGCAGCCCCGAGGTGCTGCGCGGCGAACTGCGGCAGATGCTGCTCGACTCGCTCCCGGCCGGCACTGTCCGATGGGGACACAAGGTCAGCGGTGTCCGTGCCCTCGGCGAGGATCGCCATGAGGTGGCCTTCGCCGACGGCACCACCCTCCTCACGGACCTGCTGGTCGGCGCGGACGGCGCGTGGTCGCGGGTCCGGCGACTGCTGTCCGACGCGACACCCGAGTACATCGGCATCTCGTTCATCGAGACCTACCTGTTCGACGGCGACACCCAGCACCCGACCAGCGCGAAGACCCTTGGCACCGGAGCGACGATGGCGCTTGAGCCGGGAAAGGGGATCATGGCTCACCGGGAGCGCGACGGGAACTTCCACAGTTGGGTGATGCTCTCCAGGCCGCAGGACTGGTTCGCCGGTGTCGATTTCACCGATCCCGCCGCGGCCACCGCGCGGATCGTGCGGGAGTTCGACGGCTGGGCACCGGAGCTCACCGCGCTGATCACCGACGGTGAGACCGCGCCGGTCCTGCGCACCCTCCACACCCTGCCCTTCGAGCACCGGTGGGACCGAACACCGGGGGTGACCCTGATCGGCGACGCCGCGCACCTCACGGGCCCGAACGGCGAAGGCGCCAACCTGGCCATGTACGACGGAGCCGAACTCGGCAAGGCCATCGCCGCACACCCCGACGACATCGAGACCGCGCTCGCCGCATACGAGCAGGCCATGTTCCCCCGCAGCGCCGCGTCCGCGGCCGACACCCCCGGTCTCCACGAGGTCTTGGGCGACGACGCACCCCACAACCTGATCAACAAGTTCGCCGGGAGCTAA
- a CDS encoding lytic polysaccharide monooxygenase auxiliary activity family 9 protein encodes MTARATAHRRTARLAVLGVVPLALTALNADPATAHGSMQDPVSRVSACFAEGPESPDSAACKAAVQAGGTQALYDWNEVNIPDAAGRHKEIIPDGKLCSAGRDKYKGLDLPRADWPATAMTAGEHTFTYRATAPHRGSFELYVTKDGYDPTKPLTWADLESEPFAKVTDPTLKDGSYVFTGNVPNKSGRHLIYSVWQRSDSPEAFYTCSDVTFGGGGGGGGGGAGAAAAKGAGTSASSAPTAAAPDDAQIAEGAEKSTVDHHGHGGDDGAEANHQPKAADEKSTEANQPEAKSAKVMAADAEPQDGSAADGQRLAETGGDGSTAPMAIGGAAVLAAGAAVLFAAANRRKAVRRGRG; translated from the coding sequence ATGACCGCTCGTGCGACCGCTCACCGCAGAACCGCCCGGCTCGCCGTGCTCGGCGTGGTGCCGCTCGCCCTCACGGCGCTGAACGCGGACCCGGCCACCGCGCACGGTTCGATGCAGGACCCCGTCAGCCGGGTGTCGGCGTGTTTCGCGGAGGGGCCGGAGAGCCCGGACTCGGCGGCCTGCAAGGCGGCCGTCCAGGCGGGCGGCACCCAGGCGCTCTACGACTGGAACGAGGTCAACATCCCGGACGCCGCCGGGCGCCACAAGGAGATCATCCCGGACGGAAAGCTGTGCAGCGCGGGCCGCGACAAGTACAAGGGCCTGGACCTGCCGCGCGCCGACTGGCCCGCCACCGCCATGACGGCCGGTGAGCACACCTTCACCTACCGGGCCACCGCGCCCCACCGGGGCAGCTTCGAGCTGTACGTCACCAAGGACGGCTACGACCCGACGAAGCCGCTGACCTGGGCGGACCTGGAGTCGGAGCCGTTCGCCAAGGTCACCGATCCCACGCTGAAGGACGGGAGTTACGTCTTCACGGGGAACGTCCCCAACAAGTCGGGCCGCCATCTGATCTACAGCGTCTGGCAGCGCTCGGACAGCCCGGAAGCGTTCTACACCTGCTCGGACGTGACGTTCGGCGGAGGCGGAGGCGGAGGCGGAGGCGGAGCCGGGGCCGCGGCGGCCAAGGGGGCCGGGACGAGCGCGAGTTCCGCGCCCACCGCCGCCGCGCCCGATGACGCACAGATAGCGGAGGGCGCCGAGAAGTCGACCGTCGATCACCACGGCCACGGCGGGGACGACGGCGCCGAGGCCAACCACCAGCCGAAGGCGGCGGACGAGAAGAGCACGGAGGCGAACCAGCCGGAGGCCAAGAGCGCCAAGGTCATGGCCGCGGACGCCGAACCGCAGGACGGCAGCGCCGCCGACGGGCAGCGTCTCGCCGAGACCGGGGGCGACGGATCCACCGCCCCCATGGCCATCGGCGGCGCCGCGGTACTCGCCGCCGGCGCGGCCGTGCTGTTCGCCGCCGCCAACCGCCGCAAGGCCGTACGCCGCGGCCGCGGCTGA
- a CDS encoding esterase/lipase family protein: MLPRRRIRRFRKTTKTKPRTLLPALALAVAATAATPTAALATDTASQGVSSGWNDYSCKPSAQHPRPVVLVHGTLGNSVDNWLGFAPYLVKRGYCVFSLDYGQLPAVPFFHGLGAVDQSAKQLSTHVDRVLAATGAAKVDMVGHSQGGMMPRYYLKFLGGAPKVNALVGVAPTNHGTTLSGLTKLLDYFPGAGDLIAKGAPGLMDQVVGSDFLRRLNEGGDTVPGVRYTVIATKYDEVATPYQAQFLSGPNVKNVVIQDLCATDISEHLAIGLTDGLAFHEAVNALDPDHATPTTCASDD, from the coding sequence ATGCTGCCCCGGAGGCGTATCCGGCGATTCCGGAAGACCACGAAGACCAAGCCCCGTACGTTACTGCCCGCCCTGGCCCTCGCGGTCGCGGCGACCGCGGCGACCCCCACCGCCGCGCTCGCCACGGACACCGCGTCGCAGGGGGTGAGCAGCGGCTGGAACGACTACTCCTGTAAGCCCTCGGCCCAACACCCCCGCCCCGTCGTCCTGGTGCACGGCACCCTTGGCAACTCCGTCGACAACTGGCTCGGCTTCGCGCCCTACCTGGTCAAGCGCGGTTACTGCGTCTTCTCCCTCGACTACGGCCAACTGCCCGCCGTGCCGTTCTTCCACGGTCTCGGGGCGGTCGACCAGTCCGCCAAGCAACTGTCCACCCATGTGGACCGGGTGCTCGCCGCCACCGGCGCCGCCAAGGTCGACATGGTCGGGCATTCGCAGGGCGGGATGATGCCCCGCTACTACCTCAAGTTCCTCGGCGGCGCGCCGAAGGTGAACGCCCTGGTCGGCGTCGCCCCCACCAACCACGGCACCACCCTGTCCGGGCTGACGAAGCTGCTGGACTACTTCCCCGGGGCCGGCGATCTCATCGCCAAGGGTGCCCCGGGGCTGATGGACCAGGTGGTCGGCTCGGACTTCCTGCGGCGCCTCAACGAGGGCGGCGACACCGTCCCCGGAGTGCGCTACACCGTCATCGCGACCAAGTACGACGAGGTCGCGACCCCCTACCAGGCGCAGTTCCTCTCCGGTCCGAACGTCAAGAACGTGGTGATCCAGGATCTGTGCGCAACCGACATCTCGGAGCATCTGGCCATCGGCCTGACCGACGGACTGGCCTTCCATGAGGCCGTCAATGCCCTCGATCCGGATCACGCCACCCCGACCACCTGTGCGTCGGACGACTGA